GATGTCGTCGTCAAGCTTGAGGACGTAGCGCGCCCGCGGACAGTACTCCAGGGTCCACTTGATGCCGTACACGTACTTGTACGTCAGGTTGCGGTACGTGTCCAGGTAGGGCAGCACGATGACGTCGCCGTTGGCTTCGGCCTCGGAGGCCACACTGCGGGCGACCTTGTCGACGGGCGACATGCCGACGAAGAACACGGCCGTCCAGTTGTATTTGGCGCCGTACGTCGAGTTGCCCACGACCTGCCGCAGGACCCGCCGGTGTTCCGAGTGAGTCGCTGCCGTGTGGACGAAGAAGAGGTAGTCGAGGTCCCACCGGCAGTCTGACACGACTTTAAAGGCGTTGGGTAAGTTAGTGACGTTCTCCAGCGGGAAAGGTACCTTGCTGTAGCCTCGAAACAATTCATCGGACGGGGTCCACGTATGTCCGACGTCGTTATTCGCTGTTGTTGTCCCCGCTGCTCTCGTTGCCGGCGGTCTTGGTGACGTCACTGCCACTGCTGTTATCGGTCTCAACAGTTCCGACGACGACGTCGTCCCCAGAGCTTTCGTCGAGTCTACTGGCGCTAGTTTTGTCTCGGATCGTCGTCCTTGCTTCGACGTTGTTTCAGCTTGTTCACTTCGCGCGGGCGTGTCGGCAGAACCGTCCGTCTTTGAACTATCCGACCAAAGGCCCCAACTTTGTCGCGAAGCTCGACTGTCCCGCTCGTTGGCGTAGGAGCTCTCCGCGACGGCGACGGTTGCGCCGCCTCGCGTCGTGTACGGTAGGGAAGGCGAGCCGACTGGATTGTAACCCATGGTCCAGAAGACGACGTAGACGACCGCGCCGAGGCCCAGGATCGGCACCCATCGCTTGGCGGTTGACGTGAAGTTCGTCAGACAAGAGTCTGCAACAAAGAGAAACGGAGAGAAGAGTGCTTTAACGAGGATTACAACCTGACAACACTGTACGAAGGAAACGGAGGGCTGGAAACTGTGGAACTGTTTGACCCGTACTTGACTCCATTTCCGAAAGCTCTCGTATTCATAGATGGAGTACAGTCACTCCCCTTGCACTCCCCAATCGGAGTGGAGGTGCTCAATTTCTAGAACTGTGGAAATCGAAAGGGCGTGCTCGATACTCCTTTAGGTGGGTGCAACTGCCTATCCAGTACGTGGCTCTAATTTCCAGAGTTCACACACTTCGATACCAAGTCTATCGCCGTGCAGACAATCTGTACATTCACGAACTCGACTACCTTCACAGACCCTGTGCATACTTACCTAAATATGAGGAGTTTGGCACGCGGCACCGTCAGCCGTTTTGATCAGAACTGATCAGAACGAAACACAAATGCTCACCTGCACAGATGTCTGGAAGTTGTTGACATTTTACCGACCCAAGGCGAGCTGGCCCCTCAACACCCAGTAAGCTCTGACAGGGGGGCGAAATCTAATATCtatcgtctgtctgtctgtctgtctgtctgtctgtctgtctgtctgtctgtctgtctgtctgtctgtctgtctgtctgtctgtctgtctgtctgtctgtctgtccgtccgtccgtccgtccgtccgtccgtccgtccgtccgtccgtccgtccgtccgtccgtccgtctgtctgtctgtctgtctgtctgtctgtctgtctgtctgtctgtctgtctgtctgtctgtctgtctgtctgtctgtctgtctgtctgtctgtctgtctgtctgtctgtaaatACGTGTTATCATAACTTACGTTAATTATGTAAGCTCGTTACCTTTGATCGTTCCTAAGAGTCCTCTTCGTAAGCGCCTTCTCCCTGAAGTGACTCTTGCCACAACAAAGCGCCGACCTGCGGTACAGCTCATTTTCATGGCTTCCGTTGATGCCGGCTCAAGAAAACAATTACCTTGCAGTGTGCTAGAGACTTTTGACATTCGGAGACGCGCGCTTTACGCATCGAACTGCAAAGGTCGCGCTGTAGCCTGCCACCTATCACGCGTGAGACGACTTTCACGAAGTGACAGCCGCCTTAGCGGTGTTTTTTTTACCTTCACGAATAATTTTTCAACGAAAAGGCTAAGGACATATGACAGTTTTAGTGACGTCTTGAGGTTTTCGATCGATCATACACAGCTGGCCCAAAAAAGCTATTCATTGTTCGTGGACGACGGCGACCTGGCACGACATCTGCGTTGAATTTCAGATCGCTGAAAACGTTAACAAGGAAGCGTACTCGGCCACTGGTCGTTAAacattaaacaaacaaacaaacaaacaaacaaacaaacaaacaaacaaaaaagccgGTCGGAAACACGCTCAAGGGATACTTCCTTGTTTCTTCCTGATTTGTTTCTTCCTGAATTCCTGAATTgagaaattgaattgaattattcCTGAATTGTTCCTCCCCTGATTTCATATTTTCCTCTTAAGTacttactcatagcaggtttcttccCCACtgccgccatccatgagattatctcagcctctctgacttcccgcttgacgttctttgttgctgtgttgcccaccctacaggccgcatacatgctggtaagcttcctagtttttttccttcactgtgaatcaatgtttttcttgtacaaataagtgaacgctctcccagcccatttactttcttccatattcgtcAGTCGCtgttcataatcaattttattgTTAGCTTCCCTCAGttgaaaactagtccagcccatatcaccgtgCAGAGCTCCATTTGTAGCctccccgtgagcgcccaatgcgaggcgtcccactgacatCTGGttaccatcgagtcctgattgtacccctgatttcgagcaaacaaccgcgtttccgaatgtaagtcctggaaccgttacatctttccacataccccggagcacctcgtacctattgtatccccaaagcactctgtgtttcattatggccgcatttctatgtTTTTCCTCTGTTTCCACATCGtttcgtttatccatatgccaaggtatatatattttttcaccCGAGGTATTTGCTGTCGCTGAATCGACACTGTcttctgttcactgttttcattgaataccgtaacacctgatttttctaacgctaaatttcggAGCGATattatcgccttcctgtccaccgATATATCATAACCGGACATTGCATATCACCttccttgttagctagcaacacaatgtggtTGAaagctggaagctgctgctctactactgcacccgcctgtttgtacgagagattaaacccgGTGTTACTGTCCTCTAGCGTCTTTTCCGTCCTCTCCATGtacgtcataaacagcagtgggtataaagggcacccctgcctcattCCCACTAAATAAACGCAGCGCCACCTAGCGGTGCCGCcacgaagtccgcgcgtggcgcgTTTGTGAATATATGTTCAGAAAAGAacgagtgtatatatatatatatatatatatatatatatatatatatatatatatatatatatatatatatatatcggtcagacggagagacagacagatagaGCCTTGGAAGTGCGTGAAGTTCCCGAAGGATGCCAATCTCAATAATACATACCTAATAGGTAACGTTCCCACTTGTATTTCTCCATAGCAAAAGTTTCAAGAACTTGAGTGAGAATGTCCTCAAGAGCAGCACGTGGCGCGCTTTTCCATTTAAGACATTGCCGAGAAACGGCGAGTACAGCCTGAAGTTACTGGTCTGTGTGACGTCGTGCATCTCTCCAGCGTATATGTATGTGTCTAAAATACATGCCCGGACGAGCGGAACCATCGCCAAGAAGCAACAGGTACCACAACGTGTCACACAAGCCAAGTCGCTCTATCACGCATGTCACGTGCCTCTAAAGCTTGCACTTTACTTGGACGGATAGATGAATGACAACAAGGAATTCCACAAGGGCCACGACGTGTGGCCTGGATGAAGTCGTCGTAATTCTTTTTATTGAAGTAATAAAGAGAAAGATTTGGTCGCTCGGATAAGGGTGACGGCGATTCCTTTTCGCACAATAGTAATAACGACAGGGAAAGTGCTGTAAGATATGCAGAAACGCCACAGGTTTGGGTATTCTAGAGCGGGAGTAAGCTAAATAAACTCAAATGAAAAGTCCGCATACAGTCCTGGACACGCTTGAACTTACAGGGATAAAAAGCGAGGACAGGTTGAAGCTTCGCACTATGTAATACCTGTTCATGTAACACGCGTACAATACTGCTTCACGAACACGCACACGAGGGCAGGGGCGAGGCTCGAGATGAACCGGCACACGAATGAGGAAAAATAGACGGATGACGTCACAATGACGTCATCCGTGTATTCTTCATCCGTCATctgtgtgacgtcacagacgTTTAGATCATTTTTTTATGGTTTCTATAATGCCTTCATACATTTGAATTGTACGCATTCCACTTACGCTTCAACTTTTTCATCCCCCctcctatgtaatgccctaacgggcccttagggtacttaaataaataaataaataaataaataaataaataaataaataaatacacgcgTGGACATAGACACGACAGTCAGAAGCAGGTTTCGTCGGCAGAAGACCCGGCACCTAAACACGAGCCGGACACGCATTTTAGGCAGCAagcgcacacaaacacaaatgGTGGAAGTCAGTCCGCGGCTTACATGTGTTTACCTCCTTCAGCACATAAGACATGTTTTGTGTGTACAGTAtgcacgtgtgtgtgtttgtgtcttattatttttttttaagtgcaccaAGTTTTAAAAACTTACCTGCGGCGGATAGCACCGTTCTAACCCTTGATCCTTGATAGCGGGGTCATTCTTTTTCTACGGGAAATCGTAATGCTTAATTGAATAGCTTGCATAACTACACTGATTAACTTGTATGATGAAGAAGATCGGCGCTGCTTGTAGAAGCATGGCGCGCGGCGTTGACGCGGAAAGAAGACACGACGTTTCGATAGTGCAAGCCTTGCGATGGTTCCGCCAGTGCCGGTTAACGTGATAAATTCAATTGCGTGCCGTAGAATAATTTATGCAAAGGTAATCAGGACCcgctgtggtggcgtagtggctttgctgcgctgcgctgctaaggccgagggcgcgggatcgaatcccggtcgcggcgacgggggcaaaatgcagAAAACGCCCATGGAGCGTGCACCGGGGGGCATTTAAAGAACCCGAggcggttaaaattaatccgtagtccccaaCCAGCTCCCATTGGAGAGGTCCCATTGCAgtgttcacccccccccccgcccccccttgtGGCGTTCAATAAACTCAAACGGCATGCgtaataatcatatcgtggttctggctcgtaaaatcccagaattcagtTATGTTAGAAGGTATGTGGCTACTGCGATTATGCCAATtcttcaattaagcattttgatttctcgtatgAGTAATGGCCACCTGATCAAGTAATTTagttcaagggttagaattgtgccatctgccaaaggcattttttttctaatttggttcagctaaaaaaaagaaaaaagaacaccttGTGCAGCCTGTGTCTTCAAAGAAATGTCCGAGTGCATCAATACTTTTGGCTGCGCTGTTTTTGATTGCCTAGGGCCGAGCGATCTTACGAGTGAAATAGGACAGCCAGAATGACTAGCCGAACTATCAACTCTCACCTTATTAACGTTTTTCACTCGTATCGAGCCACCACTCTGAGTGACTTAGTGAATAGTTTTAGAGCATAAACCCGCTCGTTATAATCAAGTTCAATtgtcgtttctttctctctctctctctctgcccccccccccccccctcagcatGTGCCTCTACGCTGCATGTCTATAGACTGTTGAATAAACAGCACCAAGAAACCACAAGTACCGTAATCTGCGGCATGAAGAAACTTGCCCTATGACACATGTCACGTCCCTCTGAATGCACATATGGACTCGTAGATGAATAACCAAGAAACCACAGGTGTCCCCACGACCCCTGAAGGCAACTCGACCTATTGGCTCATTCCTCAAGCATGTTGCCTCCATAAATAAGCtgggtgtgcgcgtgtgtgtggaaCGGTTGATCGGCGTGCTTTATTAATAGTAGATACAGCGGGGCACATCCGTTCATTCAGCCATGTCACTTGGTCGAGGCATTAGCAATTCAATTCACCTTTACCAAAGGAACTCCTATCCAAATACGCGGAATTGGAAAAATGGCCTTTTGCTCGGCGCTCACTGCACCGAAGTTAATAAAGTCAGttgcatcaaaaaaagaaagaaagaaaaagaagaaggaggAGAGAAGCTAATATCTACCTACTAGAAGAAGCAGATTTTTCGATTTTGGTTATCAATAATTTCTAGGAACTGTTGAAAATCGCATAGCTTACAAGCTAGGGAAAACTAAAGCATCAGCTTAACAGCTCCGTAAttcagcaataataataataaaaaaagaactgtatcgcaattctgtaaactgcacttaCCGAAACAtatagaaggagaaaaaaaatgcatttgcacACCCCTCTGAAAGATATGACACTTGTCTGTGAGTTAAGACCTTTGCAAAACTTTCCCAAACCTTGCCACATTTTCGCATATACATATATGGGCTATATTCTCGCGTGTCAGGTTTCTCAGCTTTATGTCTTGTGTGTACATGGACTTTCCAGTAGTAGTGCGCATGTGTGACGCACTTAGGCCGTCAAACCAAACGGTTTGACGACCGGAGAAGGTCCGCTCTCCTGTTCGTGACTGATGTCGTTCTTCGCGCTTCACTGCAGGACATAGGCCAATGCATTGATCGTGAGCCATTTTGATACGTTCGCACATCGGCCGAAGCCTGGAGGTGGTCTATACACGCCTCGCTATCgacatatcatatcatatcatatcatatcatatcatatcatatcatatcatatcatatcatatcatatcatataatatatcatatcatatcatatcatatcatatcatatcatatagATTCAACATATAGATATCAACACACCGTAACAACCCCGGATGCGTGTGGGTCAAATGTGCTCGCGGGATGCCCGAGCCATGGCAGCGAGCCAGAGATGTGGCGCAGGCGCTTGCACCAGCTGGATAGGCGTCCTTAATACGTGGGCAATGGTCTCGGTCAATTTGGCCGTGTCTGGGCAAACACGTTTGACACGGGCCCCGCTATCGAtatctcagtggctatggcttcgagctgctaagcacaaggtcacgggttcgatcccggccgccgCATTCCGACGGAgatgtggaatgaaaaaaaaaaaaagctcgtgtaTCGCGAATTGGGTGCGCGCCAACGGAAGTCAGGTGATCGAAAATAATCCATAAAGTGAGGCTTAcggcgcgtgaaaaagacaaggacgaaagtgagacgtgacacacacagcgcctgtgtgtgtcacgtctcactttcgcccttgtctttttcacgcgccataagcctcacgatgtcttaccaacaagcccaaatcactgctttacagcaAGCCATAAAGCCTCCGcccactatggcgcgcctcataatcagatcgtgcttctgacccgtaaaaccacagaattattattatatctttttttttacagcgaagctgctaatTAGCCTCTCGGAGGTCGGCATTTTTCGTCTCCGCGTTCATTAGCAAagatgtgggccgatcccggcggcagtACAGGGCCAGGAGTAgtggctcgccccccccccccccccccgatatgcAGAGGCTTCAAGGACTCGGCAAAGCGAGGCGaaacagtgcatacattaatTATTTGGAACCACGCGTACAAGGTACATAGCAgcgttcgtttcaataaagaacgagcACGAAACAAACATCCGAGCCGCATAATTGGTGACAAGCTGCTCCAGATAGCAACGCGAAGCACGTATAGCGCGCtcccccgcatacgtttcccggtgaagatgactgctgcgcaagctgccgcggcgacggcagcttgctaggtggagagtgacgtcactagcctttcgtatatgaaATGACCAGCCTAtcgcaactgatttcattgttgttgtagAATGGCTATGAGTAGGCAACGcgtatagttaggactcccgacgAGCAGCGTGAATATACGATGAACGGCAAAcggaaaaagaaacggcaatacgaccagcggcggcgtgctgtcaaaattaccattactcccattactaccgCTACTCTAAATTACGATTACTATACCATTACtctaagaatgggctggggtgcgtttggcaggcattctcagatcatgaacagcaggttgcctttatccctcaagagaaaagtttataacagctgtgtcttaccagtactcacgtacggggcagaaacctggaggcttacgaaaagggttctacttaaattgaggacgacgcaacgagctatggaaagaagaattataggtgtaacgttaagggataagaaaagagcagattgggtgagggaacaagcgcgagttaatgatatcttagttgaaatcaagaaaaagaaatgggcatgggcaggacacgtaatgaggagggaagataaccgatgatcattaagagttacggattggatcccaagggaagggaagcgtagcagggggcggcagaaagttaggtgggcggatgagattaagacgtttgcagggacggcatggccacgattagtacaggaccggggttgttggagaagtatgggagaggcctttgccctgcagtgggcataaccaggctgatgatgatgatggctctaaagcaataaagcattgtgtACACCggcctcagcagttgtagtggcggttttcaacagcttcgctggacatacacttttgcagggccgggatggcgagtcgatttaaacaaacaaaaaaaaaacgaatacacGCTATCGAAAACACTTCGCGACTTCCTCACAGATATACAGCGACCTCACGCAGTCTGTTCGACAGACGATCGACAGCGAATGTGTTCGCAGTACGACTTCGCGTATGTTCcgacgtgaacttgcacgatattTCCGCAAATTCAATGGCACAAGAATTGGGGGTCGAAGCCACGACCTTTGGCGTTAATTATATGGGCGAAGTTGATAAATACAcatttaattaagatagagttaaggcactcgtgTCCTCGACCTTTGGCGGGAGAAAACAGTAGGAAGCAACAACGCGTTCGATTGAGAATGTCAAGCATTTTAACGAATGTCTTGTGATAGCGCAGGCTTTCGCCCTCATCCTTATTAGCGTGTGCTAAACTCAACTTTTTGTCGTTGAGAGTGACTCTcaacttttctcttttttttttgctgactccTCTCGTGCCGACACTTCAGTTGCATCAACGCTTGCGTGGTACCATGGCAATAAGCACTGTTAACTAATATTGTCTATACTCGACAGacatgccgtggttgctcagtggctatggtgttggtctgctgatcacgaggtcacgggatcgaatcccggccacggaggccacatttcgatgggggcgaaatgcgaaaacacccgtgcacttagatttaagtgcactttaaagaaccccaggtggtcgaaattcccggagtcctccactacggcgtgcctcataatcagaaagtggttttggcacgtaaaacccgataatttaatttttaatactCGACAGTTTAAAATTACTTCAGCGCACATGTCGCGCCGTTGCACACTCGTTAACTTGACTCTTACACAGGTTAGGAAATTTGTCAAACGTCAAAATATCTTTACGGTCGGTAGATTCTAACTTTGCCTTGTTAGAGTAACACAGCTAATCGAATTTCGTTCTCACGATGCCGAGTAAGGCGAATTTCCTTTTCGCTGGCTTGTTTTCAGATATGGTAGCTGCCGGGGCTTCGTTGATCGGTCggtgtcagcaaaaaaaaaataaatacaaaggAGCGATCATAAAAATGTGAAGCTGGCTTATACGAGTCACTATTTTGTTACTTTGATGAGTAGCAGgaaaaaaagattaaagaaaaaaaggaagaagccgCGTTGTCGTATACACGAGGCTCGGTTGGAATCTGAAAAGCGAAGTAGTCGTCGCGGTCGCTGTCATTCACCTGTCACgaaaagaggtaaaaaaaaaaaatagttctttACAGTACATAGCGAACCTGTCTGTATCTGCGTTCTTTTCAACGTCAGTTCAGCGCTCTTGTGCCTTCAAATGACGCACCAACTATAGCTAAACGGTTCACGCTTCTACACCATAGCGAAGTCGCTTACACTTCCGAGGTCGCAGTCGTGGCTTGCAAAAGGTTCTCTAGTATAGACGTGATGGTCTAGCGCAGGAGTGCGACGTCACATAGATCCGGGCACACTGTCGTCGCATGCAGTGAAGGCAAGAACAAAATGTAACAAATCACTATCCAGTGGCGTCAATGtgtttaaatgcgtaagcatttctatgacTACCCAACGACTAAACCCGctcgtccatccgtccatccgccGCGTATGGCATTCAGGGTATAGCATGCGCGCAGCAGCAAACGAATTCACCTTcgcgctgcctgtcgcttcaacgcgaagcggcgagaacacagcgcacacgaagctatcagtccTCGGCGCAccccatcgcaggtcgctttcaacatagggcccgcgcggccgcgccataagcagccgccgccagagtatggttgatcacggttgataatcgttcgatgcggatggataagacgctaaagagcgataatgtCTTGTAATGATGGGAACGTCGTAagtgcacctggcgccgccatctGCAGTAGTTTGCTAGTGCCATCAATTCACTTTGCACCACCGTCTGCAGCGGTTcgcgtcgccgcagcgctgtcgtctGCACTccggtcggatcaagtttcaaaAAATCGATAAAGACATCGGGATGCGGGGAgctgagcaagtggcacaatgctcacGCACACttggacaactcccagaggagtttctgcgggaatttctttttctctcggaaGGCAAGATTCATAGACAGCGGCGAAGTTTTCCTAATGTTGCCTGATTGGCAAATAATTGTCGATCGAAACGTTGAACGACGCACGGCAAGAGTAGTGTCGTCTGCTCCTTTAGCCTGAACTGTGCAGCTTGCGGtagtgctggaaaaaaaaaagaaaagatggcagTGTCTCCCAAAGGGCGAAGCTTCATTCTCTGTGACAGCAAGGCTTAGCGTCACGTCTTCTCAGACGGTGTACTAACTATGCGCGAATCTCACTAACCCGGACGCGACATATACGCGTGTGCGACAAAATTCCTGGCAGACGTTAAAGGCTTTACCACGCCGCGTGTATAGGGAATGACATCTCACGGACGCCGCTACGCTGCTTGCAAAGAGCTGCGCCAGTAAAACGGCATCACTTTCATGTTTGAGAACTGGTATTGTTTTGCACATTTAATGTTTAATCGTCTGAGAATTAAGATTTAAGATAAGGAGCATACGCTGTGAACGTTCTGCTTCATTACACTTGTTTGCGAGCTACATGCCATTGTCAAAGTTCTATGGAATGATTGAGTCGAGAACGTGAGACCgtgtatgagcaactttagcgacAGAATAGTGCAGCAATATATAACCCGCGCATATAGAGCATAAATAGGCatgtagcatatatatatatatggagcctTACGGCAACGCCGACGGTGAAGGCAAAAATTCGCTTGCACTGTCTatacaattgctatcgcgataaaagAGCAGAAACATCGTCGattgttttattgcgaaagcaatactgctcgcactttcggcccatcggtggtcgtggcgcctc
Above is a genomic segment from Dermacentor andersoni chromosome 8, qqDerAnde1_hic_scaffold, whole genome shotgun sequence containing:
- the LOC126529421 gene encoding UDP-GlcNAc:betaGal beta-1,3-N-acetylglucosaminyltransferase 7-like isoform X1; this encodes MPSYSCLTNFTSTAKRWVPILGLGAVVYVVFWTMGYNPVGSPSLPYTTRGGATVAVAESSYANERDSRASRQSWGLWSDSSKTDGSADTPARSEQAETTSKQGRRSETKLAPVDSTKALGTTSSSELLRPITAVAVTSPRPPATRAAGTTTANNDVGHTWTPSDELFRGYSKVPFPLENVTNLPNAFKVVSDCRWDLDYLFFVHTAATHSEHRRVLRQVVGNSTYGAKYNWTAVFFVGMSPVDKVARSVASEAEANGDVIVLPYLDTYRNLTYKYVYGIKWTLEYCPRARYVLKLDDDIVVHLPSLMKKLAGGKPPGSPPSSSPTSTPPKLYCCVWNGMPVIRQTALPWYLSEKTYPKKVFPRYCSGSAVFMDSAALRPLYNATFAVPYIPIDDAYVTGELAAVAGVKHESLNRFYSFVSAKWPSVVNGSLMVVQVSNAEQRSQAWKSVAAALDKQRTAAVTSSSTLSPTVTRGTGASATVPSRATAKSSPSVVNVTSRTP